The window GCCGGAAGAAGCTCGCCCGCGGCTTAAGGAATTCGAAAACTGGAAAGGCATCGCCGGCGCGACCTTCTCGCCGAAGGACGGCCTGCTCGATCCCCATCTCCTGCGCGACTGGTACCGTGCCCAAGCCAAGGCGGCCGGGGTCCTCTTCCAAGACCGGGCTTATTTGAGCGGAGTGATCCGCCAGGGCCGGCTCGCCCGCGAAGTCCAGGTCCGGATCCGCGAGCGGCCGCCCGGCGAAAGCGAATTGGAGAGCCTGCTCACCGAGCAGCGAATCGGCGCCGAGTGGCGGGAGCAGCGGCTCTATCCCAAAATCCTCGTCAACTGCACCGGCGCCTGGCTCAAGCTCAGCTCGAAGCGATACGGCGAGCCCTTGCCGATCGAAGCGGTCCGCCGCCAGATCGCCCTCTTCTCCAGCCAAGCCGAGGATCTCTCGGGCCGGGGAATGATCGTCGACAGCTCCGGGCTCTACCTTCATCCCGAAGGCAGCCACAGCGGCCTCGTCCTCGCCGGCTATTCCAACCGCGACGAGAAACCGGGCTACTCCTTTCGTTACGACGGCGAGAAATTCTTCGACCGCAAGATCTGGCTCCGGCTCTACCGGCGCGGGGGGCGGCGGCACTTCGACGCCATCCACCACCTGCGGGGTTGGGCCGGGCTCTACGCCGTCGGCCCCGACAAGAGCGCGGTCCTAGGGAGGGCCGAAGGCTTCGACAACATCTACGAGCTGGGAGCGGCCACCGGCCGCGGCGTCATGCAGTCCTATGCCTTGAGCCTGGCCTTGGCCGAGCTCATCGCCGAGGGCCGATTTTCCGACCTCGACGCCACCGCCTTGAGTCCCTCGCGTTTCAAGCGCGGGGAATGGGTCCGAGAAGACTTAGATATATAAGCCGCCATTGTCCTGCCCCTGCACCGTCATCCTGAGCGAAGCGAAGGATCTGCGACTGGCCAAGGTGCCTTGGAAGGGCCAATTCTCTTCGGTCATCCTAAGTGGATTCCGGGGAGACGAAGGAACTCTTGAGTCCCATAGTTGCTTGGCAGGTCGTAGATCCTTCGCTTCGCTCAGGATGACAGGCCTCGCGGCGTTCGACCGGAACCCCGCTCAGGACGCCATGAGGCTAGATCAACGCCTTGCAGGCCGGCGAAAGCTCGCTCTCATGCGATTTC is drawn from bacterium and contains these coding sequences:
- a CDS encoding FAD-dependent oxidoreductase, which translates into the protein MQSDRPDILIVGGGVLGSALAWQLARKRVGSILVIDPDLAGTFSSSERNAGGARATWWHPLNAELAWRSIQFFESIAEKIQFFQRGYLFLYSASRWKIAQEKRETYRSLGIPVEYLSPEEARPRLKEFENWKGIAGATFSPKDGLLDPHLLRDWYRAQAKAAGVLFQDRAYLSGVIRQGRLAREVQVRIRERPPGESELESLLTEQRIGAEWREQRLYPKILVNCTGAWLKLSSKRYGEPLPIEAVRRQIALFSSQAEDLSGRGMIVDSSGLYLHPEGSHSGLVLAGYSNRDEKPGYSFRYDGEKFFDRKIWLRLYRRGGRRHFDAIHHLRGWAGLYAVGPDKSAVLGRAEGFDNIYELGAATGRGVMQSYALSLALAELIAEGRFSDLDATALSPSRFKRGEWVREDLDI